TGCCCTCCAGCGCCTATCCCCTGCGCTCGCAGCTGCGCCAGCTCGTCTATCAAGCGCTCGTCGACTGAGCGCCCGGGCGCTGGGGCTCAGGCGTGGAACCCGGCCCCCACCGCCACCGCGAGCAGGCTCAACACCCCGGCGGCGTAGGCGGCATAGCGCCACTCGCCGCGGATGCCGAGCGTGGTGCCCGCGACCACCAGGCGCACCACCGGCGTCACCAGCAGCGCGGACGCGGCGCCCTTGCGCAGCACGTCGATGGCCACGTGCACGGGCTCACTGTCCGGCAGGGACTCGAGCGCCAGGGACGTCAGGAAGAGCACGCCACTGCAAGCGGCGCCTCCCCGGAGGAGCCGGGAGATCCACCGCTCCCCGGCCTCCGCGCGCGCGATGTGCTCGGTGGAGGTGGAGGGGGTGCCCACCCGGGGCACCGCCGGGTAGGAGCCCGAGACGGCCCGAGGGCGCACCCGCTGGGGTACCCACTGCGCCACGGGCACGGACACCTTCTTCGTCATCATCTCGCCACGCTCGTCCATATCCCCTCCACTCCCTTCCACAGCATCTGTGCCGCCACCACCAGCAGCACACAGGCGAACATCCGTCGCAGCACGGCCGTGGGCAGGCGCGGCATGATCCGACTGCCCACCGAGGCGCCCGCCAACACCCCCACCACCAGCGGCGCCACCAGCGCGAGGTTCACGTGTCCGCGCCAGGCGTAGGCGGCCACGCTCGCGGCCCCCGTCACGCCGATCATCAGGTTGCTCGTGGCGCTGGCCACCTTGAAGGGCACGCGCATGCCGTGGTTCATCAGCGGCACCTTGAGCGGACCGCCACCCACCCCCAGCAGCGCCGACAGGCCGCCGGCCACGAACGAGCCGGAGATGCCCAGCGGGTAGTTGGTGGGCTCGTAGTCCTCGAGCCCCTGCTCCACCGCCGCGCGCGCCAGCAGCATCTGCGCCGACACGTAGAGCGCGAAGAGGCCGAACACCAGGGCGACCCAGGCGGGGGCCACCAGGCTCGCCACCAGCCCGCCGACGATGGCGCCCGTCACCGTGGCCAGCTCCAGCGTCAGCCCCAGGCGGATGTCGCTCAGCCGCCGCTCCACGTAGCTCGCCGACGCGCCACAGGAGCTGGCCACCACGCACATCAGGCTCGCCGGCACCGCGTCCTCCAGCGGCACCTTGAACCCCAGGACGAGTGCCGGAACCAGGATGACACCTCCTCCGACCCCCAGGAGTGAACCCATGGTGCCCGCGAACACACCCGCTGCGATCAACAGGAGAAGCGTCATACCCAAAAAGAGGATAGGGGCCCCCTTGACGATCGGATAGGAGCATTCCCCCCTCGCTCGGGGCTCGATCGGCTGGCTGCCCCCTACCGCGGGACAACGCCGGGAGGCTCTCCCTAGGCGGCGCGCGCGCCGATGTTCCCCTCTGGAAACTCGGAGAGGAAGCGCGAGCGGGCACGGGGAGTGAAAATGCCCCGGGCCATGAAGGCCAACAGCCGCCGCAGCACCGCGCGCGACTGCTCCACGGCGCGCTCCACCTCGGCGGCGAAGTCGAAGGAGTCGTTGCGGTAGAGCTCCTGGAAGCTCAACTGGGACCAGGCCGGCAGGGCGCGCATGCGGCCCAGGGGGCTGGAGAGGTAGAGCCCGCCCAGGTACAGGCCGCGCACCCACCCGTCCAGCTCGGCCTTGGTGGGCGCCTGCTGCAGCGTCTCCTGGGAGGCGAGCCGCACCAGCTCGTAGATGCCCCGGCCGATGCCCTTGAGCGGCATGCCCGCGCTCTTGGTGACCTGGAAGCGCGAGCGCAGGCGCGGGCTGCCCATGAGGTCCGCCCCATGCAGCTCACGCAGGTAGAAGAGCGTCTGGGTCCATTCGATCTGCCGGTGGGCGACGAGCGCGTGCTCGCCCCGGCGCCGGTGACGCAGCACCAGCTCATCCACCCGGGGGTGGAGCGCGCGATCCAGGCACAGGTGGGTGAAGTAGCCGGCGAGGATCGCGAGCCCGGCCTCGGTGCCCACCAGGGCGCCGGCGGCCACCAGCTCGGCCATCTTCAGGCCCAGGGCCACCGGGGCGCGCTCGTGGAACAGGCGCGCGAAGGGGGGCCAGTCCCGCCCGGAGAAGTTGGCGGCGAGCCCGCCGACGAGCCCATCGCACAGGGGCAGATCCGGCAGGGCGGCGCCAAAGCGCGCATAGGCCAGATCCTCGGAGAGCGCGCGGATGAAGTCCTCGGGCAGCTCGCCGGGATTGGCGGCCAGCCGCTCGATGGCCGTGAGGTGGAGCAACAACGAAGGCATGGGCAGGACCTAGTCAGCCCCACGGGGCAATGCAACGCGGGAGTGTTCGACCCTTCTTGCTTGAAACATTCCGGGCGCTACAGTCCTGCGCCCCTTTCCCTCTTCAGGAGCTGTCCCCCCGCATGAATTTCAGTTTCATCTCCGGCGAACTCGCCCGCACGAGCGGTGAGCTGCTCGTGATTCCCCTCTTCGAAGGCGAGACCGGGGAAGGCGCGCCCGGCCTGCTCGCCCAGGCCCACGCCGCGCTCGAGGCCCGGCTGCTGCCGGCCGCCACCCAGGAGGGCTTCAAGGGCAAGAGCGAGCAGACCTTCGTGATGCACACGCTCGGCAAGCTCGAGGCGGAGCGCGTGCTGCTGCTCGGCCTGGGCACCCGGGCCCGCTTCACCCCCGAGGTGTTGCGCCTGACGGCGGGCCGCGCCGCGAAGACGGCCCAGCGGCTCAAGGTGCGCTCGCTGGTGTTCGCGCTGCCGGGGGGGCTGGACGCCTCGGCCACCGTGCGCGCCGTGGTGGAGGGCCTGGAGCTGGGTGCCTACCGCTTCGAGACCTACAAGTCCTCGG
Above is a window of Cystobacter fuscus DNA encoding:
- a CDS encoding sulfite exporter TauE/SafE family protein, which produces MTLLLLIAAGVFAGTMGSLLGVGGGVILVPALVLGFKVPLEDAVPASLMCVVASSCGASASYVERRLSDIRLGLTLELATVTGAIVGGLVASLVAPAWVALVFGLFALYVSAQMLLARAAVEQGLEDYEPTNYPLGISGSFVAGGLSALLGVGGGPLKVPLMNHGMRVPFKVASATSNLMIGVTGAASVAAYAWRGHVNLALVAPLVVGVLAGASVGSRIMPRLPTAVLRRMFACVLLVVAAQMLWKGVEGIWTSVAR
- a CDS encoding zinc dependent phospholipase C family protein, whose amino-acid sequence is MPSLLLHLTAIERLAANPGELPEDFIRALSEDLAYARFGAALPDLPLCDGLVGGLAANFSGRDWPPFARLFHERAPVALGLKMAELVAAGALVGTEAGLAILAGYFTHLCLDRALHPRVDELVLRHRRRGEHALVAHRQIEWTQTLFYLRELHGADLMGSPRLRSRFQVTKSAGMPLKGIGRGIYELVRLASQETLQQAPTKAELDGWVRGLYLGGLYLSSPLGRMRALPAWSQLSFQELYRNDSFDFAAEVERAVEQSRAVLRRLLAFMARGIFTPRARSRFLSEFPEGNIGARAA